The Streptomyces sp. Je 1-332 genome has a window encoding:
- a CDS encoding glycoside hydrolase family 38 C-terminal domain-containing protein has protein sequence MHDDRTLIEARLKRVLDERIRPAVYPESVPLDVAVWTAPGEPVPVEEGLAAHPEPTEVGARWGAPWATSWFQVTGTVPTEWAGKTVEAILDLGFDENMPGFQCEGLVYRPDGTPVKGLNPRNQWVRIAAPATGGEDVHLHIEAASNPVILDYHPFLPTQLGDKETAGSEPQYKLARMDLAVFDETVWQLVIDLEVLGELMQELPEDSGRRYAIVRAIGRALDAVDLQDVNGSAPAARAELEGVLTTPAEPSAHRISAVGHAHIDSAWLWPLRETVRKVARTTSNMTALIEDEPDFVFAMSQAQQWAWVKEHRPEVWAKVKKAVADGRFVPAGGMWVESDTNMPGSEAMVRQFVHGKRFFLDEFGVENDEAWLPDTFGFAAGLPQIIKAAGSKWLLTQKISWSQTNRFPHHTFNWEGIDGTRIFTHFPPVDTYNCSMKGSEIAHAAKNFKDKGVARHSLAPTGWGDGGGGTTREMIAKAGRLRDLEGSATVEWETPAAFFEKAEAEYPNAPVWVGELYLELHRATLTSQAGTKQGNRRSEHLLREAELWAATAAVRSPEFSYPYEDLDRIWKTVLLHQFHDILPGSSIAWVHREARATYAKVTEELNGIIDAAQRALAGEGGGSGTLVFNSTPHTRHGVPAGGARLAAIDGQSAMASRADGGFVLDNGLLRVEIDARGLVVSAYDIVADRETVAPGQAANLPQIHADFPNMWDAWDVDEFYRNTVTDLTEAEAVEPAQDGASVRVVRSFGASRLTQVLTLAPGSSRLDIDTEVDWHETEKFLKLAFPLDIHAERYASETQFGHFYRATHTNTSWEAAKFEACNHRFVHVEEPGWGVALVTDSTYGHDVTRTVRASDSGTTTTVRASLLRAPRFPDPETDQGVHRFRHALAPGAGIGDAVREGYRINLPERQVAGGGAEVSPLVTVDNDAVVVTAVKLADDGSGDVVVRFHESRGGRAKATLAAGFPVGSVSVTDLLERPLADTAAPEHAADGVTLTLRPFELMTLRLTRA, from the coding sequence TGCCCGTGGAAGAGGGCCTCGCGGCGCACCCCGAGCCGACCGAGGTCGGCGCGCGGTGGGGTGCCCCCTGGGCCACCAGCTGGTTCCAGGTGACCGGCACCGTGCCCACGGAGTGGGCAGGAAAGACCGTCGAGGCCATCCTCGACCTCGGCTTCGACGAGAACATGCCCGGTTTCCAGTGCGAGGGCCTGGTCTACCGCCCCGACGGCACCCCGGTGAAGGGCCTCAACCCCCGCAACCAGTGGGTACGGATCGCAGCCCCGGCGACCGGCGGCGAAGACGTCCACCTGCACATCGAGGCCGCCTCCAACCCCGTCATCCTCGACTACCACCCCTTCCTGCCGACCCAGCTCGGCGACAAGGAGACGGCCGGGAGCGAGCCCCAGTACAAGCTGGCCCGCATGGACCTCGCCGTCTTCGACGAGACCGTGTGGCAGCTCGTCATCGACCTCGAAGTGCTCGGCGAGCTCATGCAGGAGCTTCCCGAGGACTCCGGTCGGCGGTACGCGATCGTGCGCGCCATCGGCCGCGCCCTGGACGCCGTCGACCTCCAGGACGTCAACGGCAGCGCACCCGCCGCCCGCGCCGAACTCGAAGGCGTCCTCACCACCCCCGCCGAGCCCTCGGCCCACCGCATCAGCGCGGTCGGCCACGCGCACATCGACTCCGCGTGGCTGTGGCCGCTCAGGGAGACGGTGCGCAAGGTCGCGCGTACGACGTCGAACATGACAGCGCTCATCGAGGACGAGCCGGACTTCGTCTTCGCCATGTCGCAGGCGCAGCAGTGGGCGTGGGTCAAGGAGCACCGGCCCGAGGTGTGGGCGAAGGTCAAGAAGGCGGTTGCCGACGGGCGGTTCGTGCCCGCGGGCGGCATGTGGGTCGAGTCCGACACGAACATGCCGGGCTCGGAGGCGATGGTCCGTCAGTTCGTGCACGGCAAGCGGTTCTTCCTCGACGAGTTCGGCGTCGAGAACGACGAGGCGTGGCTTCCCGACACCTTCGGCTTCGCCGCCGGCCTGCCGCAGATCATCAAGGCGGCCGGTTCGAAGTGGCTGCTCACGCAGAAGATCTCCTGGTCGCAGACCAACCGCTTCCCGCACCACACCTTCAACTGGGAAGGCATCGACGGCACCCGCATCTTCACGCACTTCCCGCCCGTCGACACCTACAACTGCTCGATGAAGGGCAGCGAGATCGCCCACGCGGCGAAGAACTTCAAGGACAAGGGAGTCGCCCGGCACTCGCTCGCTCCGACGGGCTGGGGCGACGGTGGCGGCGGCACGACCCGCGAGATGATCGCGAAGGCGGGACGGCTCCGCGACCTGGAGGGCTCGGCGACCGTCGAGTGGGAGACCCCCGCCGCGTTCTTCGAGAAGGCCGAGGCCGAGTACCCCAACGCCCCGGTCTGGGTGGGAGAGTTGTACCTGGAACTCCACCGCGCCACGCTCACCAGCCAGGCGGGCACCAAGCAGGGCAACCGCCGCAGCGAGCACCTGCTGAGGGAGGCCGAGCTGTGGGCGGCGACGGCGGCCGTCCGCTCGCCGGAATTCTCGTACCCCTACGAGGATCTGGACCGCATCTGGAAGACGGTGCTGCTCCACCAGTTCCACGACATCCTGCCCGGTTCGTCCATCGCCTGGGTGCACAGGGAGGCGCGTGCGACGTACGCCAAGGTCACCGAGGAGCTCAACGGCATCATCGACGCGGCTCAGCGGGCGCTCGCGGGGGAGGGCGGGGGGTCGGGCACTCTCGTCTTCAACTCCACCCCGCACACCCGGCACGGGGTCCCTGCCGGTGGCGCCCGACTGGCCGCGATCGACGGCCAGTCGGCGATGGCCTCACGCGCCGACGGCGGATTCGTCCTGGACAACGGCCTGTTGCGGGTCGAGATCGACGCGCGCGGCCTCGTCGTGTCGGCGTACGACATCGTGGCCGACCGGGAGACCGTCGCACCCGGTCAGGCGGCGAACCTGCCGCAGATCCACGCCGACTTCCCGAACATGTGGGACGCGTGGGACGTCGACGAGTTCTACCGCAACACGGTCACCGACCTCACGGAGGCGGAAGCGGTCGAACCCGCGCAGGACGGCGCCTCGGTCCGTGTCGTACGAAGCTTCGGCGCCTCACGCCTGACCCAGGTCCTGACTCTGGCGCCCGGCTCCTCGCGCCTGGACATCGACACGGAGGTCGACTGGCACGAGACGGAGAAGTTCCTGAAGCTGGCGTTCCCGCTGGACATCCACGCGGAGCGGTACGCGTCGGAGACGCAGTTCGGCCACTTCTACCGGGCCACGCACACCAACACGAGCTGGGAGGCCGCCAAGTTCGAGGCGTGCAACCACCGCTTCGTGCACGTGGAGGAGCCGGGCTGGGGCGTCGCCCTGGTCACCGACTCGACGTACGGCCACGACGTGACCCGCACGGTGCGTGCCTCGGACTCCGGTACGACCACGACGGTGCGCGCGTCGCTGCTGCGCGCCCCGCGCTTCCCCGACCCCGAGACGGACCAGGGCGTCCACCGGTTCCGGCACGCGCTTGCCCCGGGCGCGGGGATCGGCGACGCGGTGCGTGAGGGCTACCGGATCAACCTGCCCGAGCGGCAGGTCGCGGGCGGCGGTGCGGAGGTGTCGCCGCTGGTGACGGTCGACAACGACGCCGTCGTCGTCACGGCGGTCAAGCTCGCCGACGACGGCAGCGGCGACGTGGTCGTCCGCTTCCACGAGTCGCGGGGCGGTCGCGCGAAGGCGACGCTGGCCGCGGGCTTCCCGGTCGGTTCCGTGAGTGTGACGGACCTGTTGGAGCGCCCCCTCGCGGACACCGCGGCACCGGAACACGCCGCCGATGGCGTCACCCTGACGCTGCGTCCGTTCGAGCTGATGACACTGCGGCTGACGCGAGCGTGA
- a CDS encoding HEAT repeat domain-containing protein, which yields MLIGEVARRSGVSARMLRHYESLGLVRPSGRTGSGYREYAGEDIRRIFHVESLRSLGLSLREIGRALDDPGFTPSALVGDLILQTRERIAAETELLTRLRRIDAADPSGWEDVLQVVALLQALGSKSADTRQRAALSSGDEVPVPVEALVEAALSETEPNVAGALRWALARSGDGGPGLLAQGLDSPAAAVRERAVQALAELSGDEATARLRDALANPDIVVRGHAALALGARGAAEVIPTLVDMIVAGRNDTDAADALSVLASDAASADRIATRLVDRLTHATTEAPARGRLTQALAGIPGPRASAALTDLTQDADRAVALTATYLLRLRGEE from the coding sequence GTGTTGATCGGTGAGGTGGCGCGGAGGTCCGGGGTCAGCGCCCGCATGCTCCGGCATTACGAGTCGCTCGGCCTGGTGCGGCCTTCGGGACGTACCGGCTCCGGCTACCGGGAGTATGCCGGGGAGGACATCCGGCGGATCTTCCATGTCGAGAGCCTGCGGTCGCTCGGTCTGTCGCTCCGTGAGATCGGGCGCGCGCTCGACGATCCCGGCTTCACGCCCTCGGCGCTCGTCGGTGACCTCATCCTGCAGACGCGCGAGCGCATCGCGGCCGAGACGGAGTTGCTCACGCGGCTGCGCCGGATCGATGCCGCGGACCCCTCAGGCTGGGAGGACGTCCTCCAGGTGGTCGCGCTCCTCCAGGCTCTGGGCTCGAAGAGCGCCGACACGCGTCAGCGTGCGGCCCTCTCCTCGGGCGACGAGGTTCCGGTACCGGTGGAGGCCCTGGTCGAGGCGGCCCTGAGCGAGACGGAGCCGAACGTCGCCGGGGCCCTTCGGTGGGCGCTTGCCCGGTCGGGCGACGGCGGCCCGGGACTCCTGGCGCAGGGCCTCGACTCACCAGCGGCCGCGGTACGGGAACGCGCCGTTCAGGCCCTCGCGGAGCTGTCCGGTGACGAGGCCACGGCGCGGCTGCGGGATGCTCTCGCGAACCCCGACATCGTGGTCCGGGGCCATGCGGCTCTGGCACTCGGGGCCCGAGGAGCGGCCGAGGTGATCCCAACGCTCGTCGACATGATCGTGGCGGGCAGGAACGACACGGACGCGGCCGACGCGCTGAGTGTGCTGGCGAGCGACGCCGCGAGCGCGGACCGGATCGCGACCAGGCTCGTCGACCGCCTCACCCACGCCACCACCGAAGCACCCGCCCGCGGACGCCTGACCCAGGCACTGGCAGGCATCCCCGGGCCCAGGGCGTCAGCCGCGCTCACCGACCTCACCCAGGACGCGGACCGCGCCGTAGCGCTGACAGCTACGTACCTGCTGCGGCTACGGGGCGAAGAGTGA
- a CDS encoding HEAT repeat domain-containing protein, translated as MTITRQDTDATRALQGLEDGNASVRLRAALAVGTAPDPRFVEKLVERCAVEPEFFVRDMLTWALTRHPVDVTLPALLREVRSQRAQARSQALHTLSKIGDRQAWPALTRALLSDADEEVARSAWRTAVVLVPEGEEPALATVLATQLGRGERETQLSLSRALVALGEVIVPALRSATTGPDPRVRTHAIATERLLRDPDAGFEFAIDEAKRVVALGGSGQEGQ; from the coding sequence GTGACGATCACGAGACAGGACACGGACGCGACCCGAGCACTCCAGGGGCTGGAGGACGGCAACGCGTCCGTACGGCTGCGGGCCGCTCTCGCCGTCGGCACGGCGCCCGACCCGCGGTTCGTCGAGAAGCTCGTCGAACGCTGCGCCGTCGAGCCCGAGTTCTTCGTCCGCGACATGCTGACCTGGGCCCTCACCCGCCACCCGGTGGACGTGACGCTCCCCGCGCTGCTCCGCGAAGTCCGCTCGCAGCGGGCGCAGGCACGGAGCCAGGCGTTGCACACGCTGTCCAAGATCGGCGACCGGCAGGCGTGGCCGGCCCTCACGCGGGCACTCCTGTCCGACGCCGACGAGGAGGTGGCGCGAAGCGCCTGGCGGACCGCGGTCGTACTCGTACCGGAAGGCGAGGAGCCCGCGCTGGCCACAGTCCTCGCGACACAGCTCGGGCGTGGTGAGCGGGAGACCCAGCTGAGTCTCAGCCGGGCTCTGGTCGCGCTGGGGGAAGTGATCGTGCCGGCGCTGCGTTCCGCGACGACGGGCCCCGACCCACGTGTGCGGACGCACGCGATCGCCACGGAGCGGCTGCTGCGAGACCCGGACGCCGGATTCGAGTTCGCGATCGATGAGGCGAAACGCGTCGTGGCGCTGGGCGGCTCCGGCCAGGAGGGACAGTGA
- a CDS encoding FadR/GntR family transcriptional regulator has translation MDQTAPQKGTVTGRAIEQIKAMIGEGRLEPGQRLPTERDLATQLGISRSSMREAIRALTVMGVLEARHGSGIYVTQLEAGDLLETFGVVADLSRGPRLVELLEVRRVLESTATALAAARISADQLADVEKHLEAMNATDDPEEILSHDLAFHRAIAFAAGNDTMAAILEGLSSRTFRARVWRGYQEEGAFERTRREHARIHRALVARDPEAARAAAAAHVGEVEEWLRTQLDE, from the coding sequence GTGGACCAGACCGCCCCGCAGAAGGGCACCGTGACCGGGCGGGCCATCGAGCAGATCAAGGCGATGATCGGCGAGGGCCGTCTCGAACCGGGCCAACGGCTCCCCACAGAAAGGGACTTGGCCACCCAGCTGGGCATCTCGCGCAGCTCCATGCGGGAGGCGATCCGCGCCCTCACGGTGATGGGGGTCCTTGAGGCCCGGCACGGCTCGGGTATCTACGTCACCCAGTTGGAGGCCGGGGACCTCCTGGAGACCTTCGGCGTCGTGGCGGACCTCTCCCGAGGACCACGGCTGGTGGAACTCCTCGAGGTACGCCGGGTGCTCGAGTCCACTGCGACGGCGCTGGCGGCAGCACGCATCTCGGCCGACCAACTGGCGGACGTCGAGAAGCACTTGGAGGCGATGAACGCCACGGACGACCCGGAGGAGATCCTCTCCCACGATCTCGCCTTCCACCGCGCGATCGCCTTCGCGGCGGGCAACGACACGATGGCGGCGATCCTGGAGGGCCTGTCATCGCGCACGTTCCGCGCCCGGGTGTGGCGCGGCTACCAGGAAGAGGGCGCCTTCGAGCGCACCCGCCGGGAGCATGCGCGCATCCACCGGGCCCTGGTGGCCAGGGACCCGGAGGCGGCGAGGGCCGCGGCGGCGGCGCACGTGGGAGAGGTGGAGGAGTGGCTGCGGACGCAGCTGGACGAATAG